One genomic segment of Balneolaceae bacterium includes these proteins:
- a CDS encoding permease, with protein sequence MFEWIQSFADWLIFSTIQLSPDSQLGTALNFFVYDTIKILILLFIIVFLMGIVNAYFPVERLRSFLHRKKLYGLEYFISAIFGAVTPFCSCSSVPLFIGFVQGGIPLGVTFAFLITSPLVNEIAIAMFIGLFGVKTTLIYAGSGILLGTFGGWLLGKFNLEPLLSDWAKKIIENSNQSNTEYHEEENPSFRDRLPGISREAWGIVSGVLVYIIIGIGIGAAMHGYVPENFFATYLGGGGWWTVPAAVILAVPMYANAAAIVPVIEVFVTKGIPLGTALAFMMATVGLSLPEGTLLKKVMTFKLIAIFFGIVTLFIILSGYLFNLLL encoded by the coding sequence ATGTTTGAATGGATTCAATCATTTGCAGACTGGCTCATCTTTTCGACGATACAATTAAGTCCGGATTCACAGCTTGGAACAGCCCTGAACTTTTTTGTATACGATACCATAAAGATACTCATTCTGCTTTTCATCATCGTTTTCCTGATGGGAATCGTAAACGCCTATTTTCCGGTTGAACGGCTTCGTTCGTTTCTGCACCGGAAAAAGCTGTATGGTTTGGAGTACTTTATCTCGGCAATTTTTGGAGCGGTCACACCTTTTTGCTCCTGTTCGTCCGTACCTCTGTTTATCGGTTTTGTGCAGGGTGGAATACCGCTGGGCGTAACATTTGCGTTTTTGATAACCTCACCGCTTGTAAATGAGATCGCAATTGCGATGTTTATCGGGCTGTTTGGTGTAAAAACCACACTGATATACGCCGGATCGGGAATTCTGCTGGGTACATTTGGCGGCTGGCTCTTAGGAAAGTTCAATTTAGAACCCTTGCTTTCTGACTGGGCCAAAAAAATCATTGAGAACTCCAACCAGTCAAATACAGAATATCATGAGGAAGAGAATCCTTCGTTTCGGGATCGCCTGCCCGGAATATCCCGGGAAGCGTGGGGTATTGTCAGCGGTGTTTTGGTTTACATTATCATTGGAATTGGTATTGGCGCTGCCATGCACGGATATGTTCCTGAAAACTTTTTTGCCACCTATTTGGGCGGTGGCGGATGGTGGACTGTACCGGCTGCGGTAATACTCGCTGTTCCTATGTACGCAAATGCAGCGGCAATCGTGCCGGTTATTGAAGTCTTCGTCACAAAAGGGATACCGCTCGGAACCGCCCTGGCTTTTATGATGGCTACGGTTGGCCTATCTCTGCCCGAAGGTACTCTGTTGAAAAAAGTGATGACATTTAAATTAATTGCCATCTTTTTCGGAATCGTTACCCTCTTCATTATTCTTTCCGGGTACCTGTTTAATTTGCTATTATAA
- a CDS encoding thioredoxin family protein: MKKIKILGPGCPKCKTTYQNVLTALEDTDIQADVEKVEEMEEMLKYNVLTTPVLLIDDTIHIKGRVAQVSEIKKLLEQ, encoded by the coding sequence ATGAAAAAAATAAAAATTCTCGGCCCCGGTTGCCCTAAATGTAAAACCACCTATCAAAATGTTTTGACAGCCTTAGAGGATACAGATATTCAGGCGGATGTAGAAAAAGTAGAAGAGATGGAAGAGATGTTAAAATACAACGTATTAACGACTCCGGTACTGCTGATTGACGACACAATTCACATTAAGGGACGAGTGGCCCAGGTGAGTGAAATCAAAAAATTATTGGAACAGTAA
- a CDS encoding rhodanese-like domain-containing protein — MEQDQIKEICPGTTQTWIKDGALLVDVREQNEVDQLAFDAPKIKHIPLSEFENRYNDIPKNEQVVVVCRMGERSLRAVNFLIHNGFDNNLVANMKFGLNRWVSKGFPTIGDPQFILDGSMGDSCCSTSSN, encoded by the coding sequence ATGGAACAAGATCAAATAAAAGAAATATGTCCCGGAACGACTCAAACGTGGATTAAAGACGGGGCATTACTGGTTGATGTACGTGAACAGAATGAAGTTGATCAACTGGCGTTTGATGCGCCGAAAATCAAGCACATTCCACTATCTGAGTTTGAAAATCGCTATAACGATATTCCAAAAAATGAGCAGGTAGTGGTTGTGTGTCGAATGGGTGAAAGAAGCCTGAGAGCTGTTAATTTTCTCATTCACAATGGGTTCGACAACAACCTCGTGGCAAATATGAAATTTGGTTTGAATCGCTGGGTTTCAAAGGGTTTTCCAACTATTGGTGATCCCCAGTTCATTCTTGATGGCAGCATGGGTGATTCTTGCTGCAGTACGTCATCAAATTAA
- the moaA gene encoding GTP 3',8-cyclase MoaA, protein MLKDKHGRVHNYLRVSLTERCNFRCTYCMPEEGIDLTPKSHICSYEELLQIIDTFIELGVNKIRLTGGEPLVRKDADHILHELGKRPVELAITTNGLIVDRFIDVFESCGLRNVNVSLDTLDADKFNLITRRSGFDRVLENIYTLVERGFNTKINMVVMRGMNEEEIADFALLAKDLPIIIRYIEFMPFDGNRWNNEKMVSADEIRERLSERYTLIRDEDAPHDTTKHYSIDGFKGQIGVISSMSEQFCGSCNRIRLLANGSIKNCLFSPDETNLLQPLRNGDNLESIIREALYHKKAKHAGMFNLSNQKNRTMTTIGG, encoded by the coding sequence ATGTTAAAAGACAAACATGGACGCGTTCACAATTACCTGAGAGTATCTCTCACCGAGAGGTGTAATTTTCGCTGTACCTACTGCATGCCGGAAGAAGGAATTGATCTGACTCCGAAATCACATATCTGCAGCTACGAAGAGCTGCTGCAAATTATTGATACGTTTATTGAACTGGGAGTCAATAAAATACGCCTTACCGGCGGGGAGCCTCTCGTGCGAAAAGATGCCGATCACATTCTTCACGAACTGGGCAAGCGGCCGGTTGAGCTTGCCATCACAACCAACGGATTGATCGTCGACCGGTTTATTGACGTGTTTGAATCATGCGGCCTGAGAAATGTAAATGTCAGCCTGGACACGCTGGACGCCGATAAATTCAACCTGATCACCCGCCGTTCTGGCTTTGATCGCGTGCTTGAAAATATCTATACCCTTGTGGAGCGCGGATTTAATACCAAAATAAATATGGTGGTGATGCGAGGAATGAATGAGGAAGAGATTGCAGATTTCGCGCTACTTGCGAAAGACCTTCCGATCATTATCCGCTACATCGAATTTATGCCGTTTGACGGTAACCGCTGGAATAATGAAAAAATGGTGTCGGCAGATGAGATCCGGGAACGCCTCTCGGAGCGATACACATTAATTCGTGATGAAGATGCCCCGCATGACACCACCAAGCACTACTCCATCGATGGATTCAAAGGACAAATCGGTGTCATCAGTTCCATGAGTGAGCAATTTTGCGGAAGCTGCAATCGCATTCGCCTGCTGGCCAACGGCTCCATCAAAAACTGCCTGTTCTCCCCCGACGAGACCAATCTTCTGCAACCCTTACGAAATGGCGACAACCTGGAATCCATCATAAGGGAAGCACTCTATCACAAAAAAGCCAAACACGCCGGTATGTTTAACTTATCCAATCAGAAAAACCGGACGATGACAACAATTGGCGGCTGA